In the Natronolimnobius baerhuensis genome, one interval contains:
- a CDS encoding helix-turn-helix domain-containing protein, with protein MDPNDTDEHEETDGDGRSLEDGAIDPDDLVDGSGRNTVDEVDQRIVDLLSWILDTETRAKIYVHLLAHPGSTSEEVAKGTGLYPSTVREALAELHEEDRVVREKRASEGAGNNPYEYTAIQPSELVGGVVDQVQQELNTIFTLDRVLDRDETVESDPAFGDDTDPVTITVDDTDPLEDDESADSGLESDADLESDSDDPTDS; from the coding sequence ATGGACCCAAACGACACTGACGAGCACGAGGAAACGGACGGAGACGGCCGATCACTCGAGGACGGGGCCATTGATCCCGACGATCTCGTCGATGGCAGTGGTCGAAACACGGTCGACGAGGTCGACCAACGAATCGTCGATCTGCTCTCGTGGATCCTCGATACGGAGACGCGAGCGAAGATTTACGTCCACCTGCTCGCACATCCCGGCAGCACGAGCGAGGAGGTCGCAAAGGGGACGGGACTGTATCCAAGCACCGTCCGCGAGGCGCTCGCAGAACTCCACGAGGAAGATCGGGTCGTCCGTGAAAAGCGAGCAAGCGAGGGCGCGGGGAACAACCCCTACGAGTACACGGCGATTCAGCCGAGCGAACTCGTCGGCGGCGTCGTCGATCAGGTCCAGCAGGAACTCAACACCATCTTCACGCTGGATCGCGTGCTCGACCGCGACGAGACGGTCGAGTCCGACCCCGCTTTCGGCGATGACACCGACCCCGTGACGATTACTGTCGACGACACGGACCCGCTCGAGGACGACGAGTCTGCCGATTCCGGCCTCGAGTCCGACGCTGACCTCGAATCTGACTCCGACGACCCGACCGACTCCTGA